A genomic region of Notamacropus eugenii isolate mMacEug1 chromosome 3, mMacEug1.pri_v2, whole genome shotgun sequence contains the following coding sequences:
- the CYP2D6 gene encoding cytochrome P450 2D6, translated as MALAAQLFSRETLTTMVLALMVLLFLLELSKRWRRPPRYPPGPASIPLLGNILQLDFKNLHGSFRQLRKKFGDVFSLQMIWTPVVVLNGPEAVREALVQKSEDTSDRPSLPVYKHLGFGPNAQGVILARYGEAWKEQRRFSLTTLRNFGLGKQSLEQWVTTEAAFLCSAFASKEGQPFDPHYLLTCCVTNVIASLTYGKRFNYDDHKLHKLLDLLEISLKEDTGLMREVINEFPVLLSIPGLPQWIFQGQRALFDILDEFLEEHKDTWDPAQSRDLTDVFLLEIEKAKGSPGSSFNHENLRIVLADLFTAGMATTATTLQWALLLLLLHPSVQRRVQEEVDQVIGRSRRPTLKDQAHMPYTNAVIHEIQRFSDIIPLGVPHRASRDIEIQGFSIPKGTTLITNLSSVLKDESSWEWPYRFHPEHFLDAQGHFVKPEAFIPFSAGRRVCLGEPLAKMELFLFFTNLLQDFNFVLPPGDPLPNDKGNISFILTPQPFQVCAVPR; from the exons ATGGCACTCGCGGCTCAGCTGTTCAGTAGGGAGACCCTGACCACTATGGTCCTGGCCCTCATGGTCCTCTTGTTCCTTTTGGAGCTCTCAAAACGGTGGCGGAGGCCCCCCCGCTATCCTCCGGGCCCCGCCTCGATTCCCCTGCTGGGAAACATACTCCAACTAGACTTTAAGAACCTCCACGGCTCCTTCAGACAG CTCCGGAAGAAGTTTGGGGATGTCTTTAGCCTCCAGATGATCTGGACCCCTGTAGTGGTGCTGAATGGACCAGAAGCTGTCCGGGAGGCCTTGGTGCAGAAGTCTGAGGATACTTCAGACAGGCCATCCTTACCAGTCTACAAGCACCTGGGCTTTGGCCCCAATGCCCAAG GTGTGATATTAGCCAGATATGGGGAAGCCTGGAAGGAGCAGAGAAGGTTCTCCTTGACCACCTTGAGGAACTTTGGACTGGGAAAGCAGAGCCTGGAGCAGTGGGTGACCACTGAGGCAGCCTTTCTCTGCTCTGCCTTTGCCTCCAAGGAAG GACAGCCCTTTGACCCCCACTATCTCCTGACCTGTTGTGTCACCAATGTGATCGCCTCCCTGACATATGGGAAGCGATTCAACTATGATGACCACAAGCTGCACAAGCTGCTGGACCTTCTTGAGATCAGCCTGAAGGAGGACACAGGACTGATGCGGGAG GTGATAAATGAGTTTCCAGTGCTCCTCTCCATCCCGGGGCTGCCTCAGTGGATTTTCCAAGGTCAGAGGGCCTTGTTTGATATTCTGGATGAATTCTTAGAAGAGCACAAGGATACCTGGGACCCAGCCCAATCCCGGGACCTGACAGATGTCTTCCTGCTGGAGATAGAGAAG gcCAAGGGGAGCCCAGGGAGCAGTTTCAACCATGAGAACCTCCGAATTGTCCTAGCGGACCTCTTCACGGCGGGCATGGcaaccactgccaccaccctccAATGGGCACTGTTGCTCCTGCTCCTCCATCCCAGTGTCCAAC GCAGGGTCCAGGAGGAAGTAGACCAAGTGATTGGCCGAAGCCGGAGGCCGACTCTGAAGGACCAGGCCCACATGCCATACACCAACGCCGTGATACATGAAATTCAGCGTTTCTCAGATATCATTCCCCTGGGTGTCCCACACAGGGCAAGCCGAGACATTGAGATCCAAGGCTTCTCCATCCCCAAG GGGACCACCCTGATCACCAACCTGAGCTCAGTGCTGAAGGACGAATCCAGCTGGGAGTGGCCTTACCGCTTCCACCCTGAGCACTTTCTGGATGCACAAGGACACTTTGTGAAGCCTGAAGCCTTCATACCTTTCTCTGCAG GCCGCCGGGTGTGCCTGGGGGAGCCACTGGCCAAGATGGAGCTGTTCCTCTTTTTCACTAACCTGCTACAAGACTTCAACTTTGTCCTGCCCCCAGGGGACCCCCTGCCCAATGACAAGGGCAACATCTCATTTATCTTAACCCCTCAGCCCTTCCAGGTCTGTGCTGTGCCCAGATAG